In one Dysgonomonadaceae bacterium PH5-43 genomic region, the following are encoded:
- a CDS encoding hypothetical protein (product_source=Hypo-rule applied; cleavage_site_network=SignalP-noTM; pfam=PF13568; superfamily=56925; transmembrane_helix_parts=Inside_1_4,TMhelix_5_27,Outside_28_249) — MKKILTIFLSIVFTCISGLTTAQNIYPKYEYKVNVGYNIGGSAPIPLPVEIREIKSFKPVLFAPHVGIEATSWLSNKWGIAAQLGLDYKGFTVEARVKSLRTEMEMQYEKYVGHFTGNNKTEIKNIYVTLPVMATHRLSDEWLIQFGVYIAYLHKPSFKGTASEGYIREDDPTGAKTEVDFANFNFSKEQNEIDYGFAVAGEWNFYKRFALKGQLSWGTRPLFASDFTGITYKMYNIYGTIGFSYNLSR; from the coding sequence ATGAAAAAGATATTAACTATATTTCTGTCTATTGTCTTTACCTGTATATCAGGTTTAACAACAGCACAGAATATTTATCCTAAATACGAATACAAAGTAAACGTAGGCTACAACATAGGAGGCTCTGCTCCTATCCCACTACCAGTAGAAATAAGAGAAATTAAAAGCTTCAAGCCTGTACTATTTGCTCCTCACGTAGGAATAGAGGCTACTTCGTGGCTTAGCAACAAATGGGGAATTGCCGCTCAGTTAGGCTTAGACTATAAAGGGTTTACCGTTGAGGCACGTGTTAAAAGCTTGCGTACTGAAATGGAAATGCAGTACGAAAAATACGTTGGACATTTTACTGGGAACAACAAAACAGAGATAAAAAACATTTACGTAACTCTCCCTGTTATGGCGACTCACAGACTATCCGACGAATGGTTGATACAATTCGGCGTGTATATAGCCTATCTTCATAAGCCAAGTTTTAAGGGAACTGCTTCCGAAGGGTACATAAGAGAAGATGACCCTACAGGAGCAAAAACCGAAGTCGACTTCGCTAACTTTAACTTCTCAAAAGAACAAAACGAAATAGACTACGGATTTGCAGTTGCAGGAGAATGGAACTTCTATAAGAGATTTGCCTTAAAAGGACAATTAAGTTGGGGCACTCGCCCTTTGTTTGCCTCAGACTTTACTGGCATCACTTATAAAATGTATAACATTTACGGAACAATAG